The Actinomyces lilanjuaniae genome segment CGACGGGGACATCGGGGAACTGGCCGACCTCGCGCTCGGTACCGCCGTCCTGGACATAGACCCGTCCCTCTCCGTCCACCCGGCCCCACTTGGCGGCGTCCATCGCCTCCTGCGGGTCCACTGTCGGCTCTGAGGGGGCCGCTGGGGCCGACTGAGCCTGGGCGGCCTGGGCAGCAGGCGGGGTCAGACTCTCCTCACCCTTGCTCTCCTCGCCCTTGGCGCCGTCCGGCCCCTCGGGCTGTGCCGGAGGTGCTGGGGACGCCTCGGCAGGCTCAGGGGACCTGGGCGACAGGGAGCTGGAGGGCTCCGGAGTCTCAGAAGCGCCGGGGCGCTCGCCTCCTGCGTCTGGGGCGCCTCGTCGCTGTCCTGATCACTGCCGTCCTGCGCCGCCTGTGCTGTTGTGTCGGGGGCAGCGAGGCTGTCCGTTCCTGTGCGGGTGCCGACTGTCTCAGTGCTCTCAGTGTGTTCGGTGCTCTCGGTGGAGTCGGCGACCTGGGCGGCCTCGGAGGTCGGCTCCTGTGGTGCCTCGCTCGGTGCGGTATCGGGCTGGAGCCCGGTGATGGGCTGTGTCTGCTCGGACACGGGGGTGCTCCTTCATCAGTTGACGGGGTGGAGGCCCGGGCGGGCCTCGCTTCCGTACGCGACCGGAGGCAGGGTCGGCTGGTGACCCAGCCACCGGAAGGCGGCAGTGCCAGGAAGTCTACGTCGTTGTCCTGTGGGGGGCCAGGCCTCATAGCGGTGGGCTGCCAGCTCCCGAGGTGGCTGGCCCAACCTATAACCGACATAGGCCGGTGGCTTAGCGGCCTCTTAGCGGCTTAGGCCTCGGTTGCGTCTGCGGTTTCTGGTGGGGGTCTGGCGTGGGGTGGGGGCTGGGTGGGCTGCTGGGCGGCTGCGGTGATCCTGGCCAGGACCTCCTCGCGGGTCAGCGGCCGGGGTGGTCTGTCTGTGGTGGGGCCTGCCTGGGGCTGGGCCTGTGCTGGTGGTGTTCGTACGGTGGTGGGTGGGTGGGGGAAGGAGGCCTCGCGCAGGCGGGTGGTGCGGGCGAGGTCGGTCCCGGTGGGTGCCTCGCGCCGGTCCTGGGCCACGTGGGACGCGATGTTGGCCAGGACCTCCTCGCGGGTCAGCGGCCGGGGCGGCTGGCCTGCACGGGGCTGGCCCGTCTGGGGCGGCCCAGCCGTAGCGGCGCCGGTGCGGGTGGGGCCTGGCCGGGGTGGCTCCGGCGACGGCTGGCTGGTGGTGGGCTGGCCTGGTCCCGGCTGCCCGGTCCCGGGCCGGGTCGTGGCCGAGGGCGCGGGCTCCTGTCCCCGGGCTGGTGGGTGCCAGGGTGGGTGGCCTGCGGCGATGGTGGAGGCGAGGTGGGTGGGGGTCCACGGTGGCCCCGGGGGCTGGTGGCGCTCACCTGGGCCTGGGTGCGGGGCTCCAGGTGCGCCTGGCCGTGGCGCAGGTCCTGAGCCAGGTCGGGGGAGCCGGTGAGGACGGCGCGCACCAGCAGGCGCACGTGCGGCCTCTGGTCGGGTGGGACCTGGAGGGCGGCCTGCTCCAGGACCGCCACCATGGGCCTGTTCTGGCCGCCGACGGAGGAGTTGACCGCCTTGTGGCCCAGGGAGGGCCAGCCCTCGGTGGTGGCGGGCTGGGAGGGGCCGTAGGTGACCTGGTCGGGCTCGTGGAGGACCACCAGCGCCCGGTCGATCCTGGCCGTCTCCGCCAGCGCACGCTCCTCAGAGAACTGGTGCACACGCTGCAGGTCGTCCACGACCTGTTCCATGAAGAGGTCCCGGGCGTCCCTGGTGGTCTTGGAGGTGGGGTGGCGGCCCTGGGTTCGGTAGGTGCGGATGCCCTCCAGCAGGCGCTCAGCGGACAGCAGGGACAGGGCTGAGAGCTGGCGGTCGAGCTGGCGGGTGAACTCGGAGGCCAGCGCCTGGGTGGAGG includes the following:
- a CDS encoding polymorphic toxin type 15 domain-containing protein; the protein is MFFHTGHHASTQALASEFTRQLDRQLSALSLLSAERLLEGIRTYRTQGRHPTSKTTRDARDLFMEQVVDDLQRVHQFSEERALAETARIDRALVVLHEPDQVTYGPSQPATTEGWPSLGHKAVNSSVGGQNRPMVAVLEQAALQVPPDQRPHVRLLVRAVLTGSPDLAQDLRHGQAHLEPRTQAQVSATSPRGHRGPPPTSPPPSPQATHPGTHQPGDRSPRPRPRPGPGPGSRDQASPPPASRRRSHPGQAPPAPAPLRLGRPRRASPVQASRPGR